The Buteo buteo chromosome 6, bButBut1.hap1.1, whole genome shotgun sequence genomic interval GGAAGAGGTGGGCTCAAGAGAATTGACTCAATATAAAAGACATTTGGGGATCTGAGCATCCAGCTATCTCCCTGTACTCTGGTATGGCTGTGTGTGAATGGCCAATGTTGTCAGTCTCAGAATGAGCAACCTGTGCTGAGGGGGACCCTCTGAGGGCAGGTATCTTTGAGTTTGAAGGGATGAATCTAAACAGTGAAACCATTTGTACTGTGAGGATCTCTTCTGATGCTGCTTTTTGCTGGAGGATCGTCCAGCAGCTTGTTTACTTTGTAGGAGTTCTGCCTCACTTTGTGTATTCAAGGCAAGTTGACCACGCCTGTGACTTGCTGATCTTTGCTTAGTCACTGATCCTCTGCCTTGTCTTACAGCTTCTGGGAAGGCTTGCTGAGGGGCAGTCCTGCCAAAGCAAGTCTGGGCTCTTGGCCTGTGTGAAGGCTTTTACAAGCAGTTAGCAGATTCTGGTTTGAAAACTACTGCCTGGGTTAAAGCATGCTGCTAGAACAGATGTTGGTGTCACCTGAGGAGGAAATCCTCCTGCAGTAAGTCAGGGCTTGTAGCTGAGCCAGGACACCTGGGTGAGGCTTTGTAGCCTAATAACCTCTTCTGGTGTGGAATAGGAAGGCCCTGGAGTGCTGTGTGTGGGAAGGGTTCACAGCTTCAGTGGAGCTGAACCAGTGTTCAGCAGAACTTTGCTGCTGTCTGTCCTCTGCCACCTGTGTTGGTGATGGAGCAGTGCAAatccttcagaagaaaaatctctgagAAATGTACGATGCTTTAGTTTGGAAattttcagcttgaaaaaaGGAAGTGTGACTGTTAGCTCCTTAAGAACTACAACTTGTCAGTGTTAAGCTGACTGGCTAAGCATGCAGTGCTGGTTTTGCAGTTGTAGGGTTTATTATGTGCTGTTAACTGACTCTCTGTAAAAGAATGCTTCTGGGCCTGTTGGGAAATACAATCTCAGATGTTTCACCACTTACCCCACGAGGCTACCACAGGGCTGCAGTGGGGTTTGTGGATGTCTGTCTCTTTTTGCACAGCTCCCCAAATACTGCCAGCTGCAAGCTTCTGACAAAACATGCATGGGAACCAGAACTTCTGCATAAAACTGCTTTCTATTTCTGCTCCCTTGGGAAGGGGTAGAGATGAAACACAGATGGAAGAACACTCTTGATTCATCTAACTATCCCCTGGCAGAGGGACTTGTTCATGTGTAGTCTGGTTCGGTTACCTCACTGGGGTCCTGGTGCTTCCCTGGGGAGACTGTTTCACAAACTAACAAGCTTCATGACTAAGGATTTTCcaccaatctttttttttcatgccattaccccctgctgctgcctttacAGTCATTCTGGTCTGtctgcctgctgccttgcagaTAACTGCCTCTCAGATCCTAAGGGATTCTGAGATTAGTTTTCTTATATCTATTATTaagccttttatttaaaactttgtgACATCTGTCTCATTTAGCTTACAGCCAGTAGGTTTTTCAATTACTGTTTGCTTTCTGGGGTTGAATCAAAGGTGGTAATTGGCAGCAGGGGTCCCTCCCTGTGGCCTTAGAGTACTGGCAGAGGTTGaatattggggttttttcccttccccaggtTCAGACACAAAGCTGCAGGACCCAGATCTTTGGGGATCCACAGCTGTATGTTCAGGTGCTAAAGTTCCCTTTCCAGCTTAGGGGAAACAGAGTGAAGGAGCTGGAGATCTCTTCCTCATGGGGGGAGAGCTGTTATCCAAAAAATGAAATCCCAAGGAGGAGGTAATGTTACACCACTGGAGTAGCTGGTAGTTATGTTATGGTTGATTTTGGACAAGATCCTTGGTTCCTTTGTTTCCTGGGAGTGGGAGGGTCTTGCTCTTTCCTGTTGAGCCAATTGTACTGTAGATAAATTAACAGGGCTTCAGTTTAGGGGCTGCCTCATGTACTTTAATACCACCTGTTGCTGTTAAATGCTGTTATTTGTGGCATTTTTCTGGTGAACTGTGacagttaaaaatacataaacctGTGTACTAGGtgttcttcagcagcagcagtgtttgACAGTCCCCAGTCTTGGGCAGCACCAGCTCTACAGCATCTGCCTGCAGTTTGTAGAGTGCGTTTAGTGTGTTTGCCAGCTAACGCTTCCAGGGCCTCTGCTGGTAACaggccagctcctgccctgcagctcaCACCCACAACCCTTTCCTCATGTACACTGAGCCCAGTCTTCCTCCGGAGGAATTCCTGACAGCCTAGCTGTTAACCAGGTGTGGCAGCACCTTTCCCCTCAACACAGAGCTGCTGTAACTGCTGTTTCCATAGGGGTGGTAGCCTGCCAAGGTTGGGAATGTCACCTCTGGTACAGAACAAAGAGCTCTTCAAAGCTAAAGGGATGCTGACAAGCTGGATTCTGCCCAGCAGAGGCATTGTCATGCAGCCACAAACCCAAGCTTTCAACCTAATTCATTTGTTTTACAATGATCTAAGCTGGGTACACAATCACCTGCTCCTCACTTGTGCTAATCTTGTCATAAACTCTTAATGAGGGCCTGGAGCTATTTAGATGGTGTAGATATCACAGAATTCAAATAATCCACTTTAAAGTAGTGGAAATTcagaattaattaaaactaTGAAAGGCAAGAAAATCCACCTCAGTCATTTGGACCTAGCTGATTTTACACAATTAGTTCAGAGCTGGGGCTCAACCCACCTTGCTCTTCTATCACCAGAGCACATCTGGCAgaagctctgctttctcttaGGGGAGAATACCCCTAAGAAAATGGGGCACCTAGGCCTAACTGCAGGGCTGCTGAGCAGAAAGGGGGTTAGAAACTCCTGCCTGGCTCCAAGACACACAGGTCTCAGACTATGCCTTGTTCCTGGCAGCCCTGGGCTTGTGTCCATGTCTGGATGCCCACCTCTGGTTGCAGGAGAGGCCCTTGGCTGGGGGTTtgtggctgcaggcagaggctccACCACCAGATTTGCTTTTGAAGACTTGCTTCATCAAAGTCATACTTGCCAAGATGCAAATGTGCATCAGACACATGCTTAAAATCAATATGGGGTCTCAAAAAGCATTCTTTTCAGTctagggaaaggaaaacaaaggtaCTTGCAGCAGGCAGTACTGTTCTGAAAGACAACAGGTACATACCTACTCTGGATACCTACCACTAGGCACAAGGCAGCAATATGAAGAACAGACCAGATATATTTGGCAGTCTTCATTTATTCGGCttaaacaaagatatttttttttaaaaaataatcaataaatAAAACGGACATCACCAAGGAAACACTATATTGAGTGGAGTACCATCAGGAACATTAAATAGAACCCCCACCACAGCGTAAAGTAGCTCTCCACACCACaatgaaagaacattttgtaaGGCCTAACTGTTCACAAACAAGACTGGCTGTTCTGTACAAACCTTCATGTATTTATAATGCCCTATTCATAGATGTAGGATTTGTCACTCTCTTCGCACAAAACACTACTGTTGAAACCAGAGCTTTGTACGTTACTTGCTTGCCATTGCTGGCAAAAGTGCTAAAATCATTTACCCAATCTTATAGCAAGAGGGATGCTCCAAAGCAGCAACAATCCCTCAGGACCAGGATGGGAGATTTCTCTGCCAGTTTGCTATGCCATAGGCATAAGCCATTACCAGCAAAACCACAGCCCACCTGACCCTCAGGAGTTCAAGTACAGCGAGTTGGCCGGGTGTGTTTGGTAAAGCTGAATGCACTGCTGCCAATCCCAAATCACATTCCCATTGAGTACAAGCCAGAGCCCCGCTCAAGATGGGGTGTATTCTGTCTGCCAGACATTCCAGTCTCCCAGTTACCTTTGCCCTGTCACAAACCATTGGGTTATTcttttttctcacaaaaaaagtaattatccTGAAAACAAAGTTATCAGCTAAAGTGCAGGATCCCTGCAGCGAGAAGTACACATCCATTTTTAGACTCAGAACATCAAGCTTTAGCATAGCCCATGAGGATTCTCCCCTACCCGCACAAATAGTAACAAATTCAGTTTTGGAAAATAGTGCCTATAAAACTTTAGGTACGCTAACATCAACAGCACTTCAGTGAGCTTTCacagaaagaacagaacaaatGCCCATTCTGTATCACTAATTCTGCATAAGAGAAGCATCATCCCTACCCGAGCTACGTCATCCTTCTGTGAAGTACAGACAGCAGAACAATCCCACGAGCTGTACTTTGGCTACCAAGAAAAGAAGCGCAAACCTTTAGAAAAAtacaatgcaagaaaaaatttgagataaaaatatatacCTTTGGTTAAAAACCATCCCTTTAACAAGAGTCCTTTGTAACTCAGCTAGAACAAAAAAGCTTCACTTAGACTGAACAGTAGTAAAAATTAGTTCTAAGCGCTTATTTCCTAACCCAGAGGACCCTTCTAAAAtgtcagtaattttttttccaggatttaCACATTTCATGTTCATTATTTATAGGGATCATTAATATTTGCAGCAATACTATATAAATTTTCCATGAAGAGAATGTTTGTAGCACAAGCTCCTCCACcaacagtctttaaaaaaaaaaaaacaaaaaactagaAGTTCTTAATTAAAGAACCGTTGAAACATGTAGTTTTCTTCAGATACTGAATAGCCAAACTTCTTATAGAAATCAACATTTTTTGGCAGACACTCAAGTGTAATTTTGTAACAGTTCAGTCTCTTACTTAGCAATGTCAGGGTGGACGTTAAtctgaaaaagacagaaaaccaaCAGTTAAACAGCCCTGAACACTGGATCAATTAACATTTAATTAGCTAAAGTTATAAGACCAACAATACTGAAGTTTTACAGaactctgcattttcctttacTATACATGATAGTTGCTatcccaagaaaaaaagagaacaaagtaCCAGCGTCTCACAGACAATTGTATGTTACAAGAACCTCAGCTTGCACCCTGCCAGCTAGTGATACCTCCTGGCTAAATTCTTTTCACCTGTCTGGCTGGGGaggctctgccctgcagctaACCTGCAGAGCTAAAATCCTGCACTCGGAGGTCTGGTGAGCAATCTTTGCCAGCTTGTTTGCTGGCACCCATCAGCACGGTAAGGTGGGGGGACAGAAAGCAACTGAGTAAGGGCCTGCCACCCTGCCTGCTGAGGAATGGCAAAGGTGGTGAAATACTTACAGTTTACCaagctgccttcctctgcaCTCCCCGCTTACGACGACATCTTCTATCCTTCCTCTCTGTGAAAATACAGGCAAGTGTTAGTCGAACAGAACACTGCTGTGCGAATTTTCTGCTGTTTCGATACAACTCCTCCAGTGGCCAACATGCTCGGAATGCCCCTTCCAGCacccagcaggagctgcagtcCCACCACAGCCCTTCCCCGCTGAGGGATTTCTGTCTCTCTAGCTCCCTGTTTTCACACGTCTAGCTGGGACTCCACAGCAGTGAGATCCTCAGCCATCTGCTCTGTCAGAACCAAGTCTGACTAGTTCAAAAGCTCACTGGGAGGGAGAATGGGACAGACATCAAATTGctctttttccttaagaaaagcCAAAGTTTCCTTTTACTATTTAGCTGAGCAACCAAGGATGGGAGATATTTTTAAGATGCCTTTGTCACTGACTCAGCAGAAGGTACTTTGTCACACAGTAACACCATAAAAATAACATGCATGGAGTCAAGGGGACAGGATCTTTTCCCTCACAGCTGCAGCGGGAGAATATACCTTTGCACAGGAGTGAGTGAACTTGTGTTCTATCACCAGTGTTGCTGTAGCAACAATCTGTCCAAGATTTGTGTCTTCTACGACAGTAACGTAGTAATCTCCAGATCTCTTCATGTGCTCAAAGGTTTCTGTGGGAGCAGGCAGACAGCGGAACAGTCACCATTAATCTCAGATTAAATTGCTCTGAAGTCTAACACTTGCAACAGATTCTGAACACAGATCACCCCAGGGTTCAGGATCACAAGGAAGATGCACCCAAGACCCCAGAACCTGAAAGCCCCAGAGTCAGACTAACCAGACAGAaccaggaaaaagcagaaattaaacaaatgCCTTTTCCTCAGCTGCCAAGAGagccctccttccccagagTCTCTGCAGATGGGCACTATGATGATGGTGGCAGCACCTCTTAAGTTTTCTTAAATCTCAGTCAAACCAGTGAAGCAAGCTCGGGTTCGCTGTTAAGCTATGATCAAAGGCAAGCCTCTGCCTCGCTACCGGTGCTGCATTAATTCAGCCAAAACAAGCCATCACCCAGTAGTCCCTTCTGCCAGGCGTCTAAAGCTCAGTCTCAAAAGCAGGTATACAATTTAGGCCCATCCCAGCCAAGAACCCCTTTGGGATAGTTGCAACTGGATCCAACGCTGAGTGCCAAAGGCTGCCTCAGGGGACCTGAACTACTAAATCCCTCTGGCATCAGGCAGTTGGGAGCCTCACACCCAAGTGGATTTGCTGTCAGCATCAGTATCCTCTGGTTCCCAGCAACCTCTATGGAAATGCCAAGAAATAATGATATACTTACTGATAAACTGCTCTGGGCTTGCAACTCCAGTTTCAGTCAGCTGACCCAGAACTTTAAAAAAGcctgttataaaaaaaaaaaagggggggggggcaggggggaacaACAACCCTCAGTGAGGGAGAGAGACACACAAAGAGCTCCAAATAGCACAGAACAACCTGACACAGCTCTTTGGAGAGTTAACATCCCCATGGCACCATGCAATTCAGTCATATGTAAAAGCCTGCGCTCTGCAGTTGTAGAGCTAGACTGCAATCTTAAAATCAAACTCCCACCATAAGCACTGCTGAAGGATCAGCTAATGCATCAGCAGCAAACTGCAGCTTGAACACAGAAGCTGCATACATTCAAGCAAGAAAAGTATAAGCCTGAAATTATGTGAGATTAAGCTGTATGTTCAGAACAACATTTTTGTCCAAGTTACAGAACTGAAGTCTTCATGGACTAAGAATAATATGCTGGTTCACATTACTTTTATATTAAAAGGAACAGTATGAACAACTGTACTCCCTCTCTAAAGCTGTGGTGAGTAGGAAGCTGTGGATTATTTGGAAGATTTTACTTGAATTTTAAGACTGGTTTTGAGGTtattaaaacagtaaaaccaATTTTGAGGGTCACCCAACACAGCACAACCAATCCATGGTGCCAAGTGCTCAAATTCCTTACTgataaaaataacccaaatcaGATAAAATGAGCAATCCTGATCTATTGAGAGATCATGCAGAAATGCATATGATCTAGTTCAGCACGTAGCTTTCATTTGGGATGATCATTAAACAGGATTCTACCTCGATTTAAATCAGCTGTGCAAAGTGGTCTCAAAACTAGGCCATCTCCTGGTTCTAAAGGAGAAATAGCAGGAGAAAACGTCGTCGTGTTCTCGCTCCAGTCAAGTTCATGCAGAATATTTGGGTCAAACATCGGTGTGTCATCAGGCATCACAGTTGCAACAGGCATCATGGCTGCAACAGGTGTTCTGGAACAGAATGCACATGGGTAAGGAACATTTTGGTTTGTTCTTGCTTTAATCTCTAAATATGCCATTTCCCCTGGTTATATCATGCCACGTGATGTTTCTCAGGGACGCAAAGAAAGGTGAATGAAACCAGAACTGCTGTTCACTTTATCTGCAATTGAAGCTCCTCAACCTTCACCGGACTAGGCCGCTGAGTTAAACACAAGAGCGCGTACCCCAACACCGCACACGTTATCTAAAGTCAACACACATGGCACTTTTGTTCATCTGGGCAgttttttctcttggaaaaaaacaaacagataaGACATCAACTGGGATATTTAACCTCTATAGCcctctgaaaaggaaagcatCTCACACTCTCAAGAAACCTCCCTAACATACTGTTTACTGAGTATAGAGGAGATCATTTGCATTAGTGTTCCATTTAAAACTGGCGGCAGGAATAGTACACTTTTTTCAAACAGTCCCATCACATAAATATTTAGTATCTCAGCCAAGAGGCACTCCATCACACATAGGAAAACACAGATGATATGACAGCCTGCACACACACTTACAGCCTGTACTGCGTTTCTAATGCAGTTGTGTTTGCTTGGTATATTTACAAAACCTAATGCCATCTCAGCTGTAAAGCACAGCGGCTCATTGTCCATTAACAGGtaaaatgcagaactgccaAGATGATGGTGAGACACCTGTTAATGATTAAAGAAAGATCTGGGAATTATCCCTAATTCTGAATAATACACAAGAGGAAGCAAAGGGATATATTTTCCTAATCTCTAGacacaggaaaataattctTACTTTGTCACCTGTGGAATACCTGGTCAGGTTTCTGGTATGAACAGAGCATATCGTGGGAAATTCTCCTAAGTTATTTATACAATTTCAAATTAACTTAGTTGCACCATAAAAGCTATGGTAGTTGCACACTGTTGGACAGGCCAAATaaacatcagaaagaaaaatgtatttgggaTGAATACTTCTCAAAATAAGACATTTTACAGCCCTGTTAAGCTGCCCAGAGAAAGTACAGAGGATGTTAGCTGTGAAGCTTCTTAGTGTAACTGCAGCATTTGAGCCTCAAAACTGAAGGTGGCTCTGGAAACGCAACTGAAAAAgcttctttcaaaaaagaaaaaaaagcaaccacaaaatctttttttatgcCACCTGCTCATATACACTGGCCTTTAAAATCCCCATTCTCATCTCAATCTTGCatatcaaagtaaaaaaattgctgttacaGCAATTAAACAGCAATACAAATTCTCATCCCACatgaattttcaaaatgaaacagtgggaaaaacaaagtacaaagaaaaacatttccatagATGGAAGAGTCAGAGGTGAGAATCCAGGTCTTCTGAGTCCCAGTCCTGAGCTTTAGCGATCAGATCATGCAGTTATGTGCAGAGAACTGCAAGCCCATCGCCAGCGTATTAATTATGTCACTGCTAAGCAAACCCGAAGTCTCCCTGGTTCCAACAAGACACTTGGTATCTCTGTTCCTAGATCTCGATTATTCTAACATTGCTGTTACCCTGTCCCGTTACAAAGCCTTCCTAGAATTCATGAGTGTTGATAACAACATTCAAATAGTGTACTGTACAGCAtaagataaattaatttcagctcAGGCTTACAGAATACCAAGCACACACAACAGTAGAAAAACacatgaaggaaataaaatttttgatGCTTTTCAAGCAGTTAGTGACAAACTAAGAGTGATTCTTCAAACTACatccagcacagctggagcaggaaGAAGTTTGAAGCTTCGCCCATTTTCTGGAGTCAGGAATATGACTTACTCGATAGAAATGCAGTggccaattaaaaaaaggatcaaTGTACggagagggagaagagctccAGCCTGTTTCAATGGGTCACCGGTTTCCCCTCCAGGCCTGCTGACCTTACTCCACGACCAGGTGCTGGCCCTGGTACACACCTGAAGTCTCCCCCGGAGCATCCTGGGCTCCCCACCCGTGTCAGGAGTGGGACAGGGTCCTGCCAGTGCCCACGGGACACgttcttcccccctcccccatcccacctccctCCGCTCCGCTCTCTTCTGGAAAATCGGCGAGGAGGGAGCACGGTATGCCGGGGGTCCCCCCCTGAGATGAGCTACCTGCCCAAGGGGACCCCCCGGGTGCTCGGTCAGACTTCTGCCGGCTCCCCAGCGGCGGGGGACAGGGTGACAAACCCCGGCCCTGCCCCGAGGGGGAcgagaaacagccctgcacgGCCCCTTGGTGGGGTCCCCTCAGCTGAAACAGCCCTCCCGCGGTCCCTCAGGGGGTCCCCACAGCTCCCCTCAGCTGAAGCAGCCCTTGTAGGGGGGtgggacccccccaacccctccagGGGATCCCCTCACCCCCCACGCAGCCCCTCAGTGGGGTCCCCTCACCTCACATCCCCAGCCCCTCGGGGGGGTTCTCCACATCccctcacccccagcccctcggggGGTCTCCACACCCCCTCACCTCACCCTCAGCCCCTCGGAGGGCGGGGGAATCTCCACAACCCCTCACCCTCAGCCCCTCGGGGAGGTCTCCACATCCCCTCATCCTCAGCGCCGGCCCCTCGGGGGGTCTCCACTGCCCTCACCTCACTCCCGGCCCCTCGGGGGTCTCCACACCGCCTCACCTCAGCCCTAGCCCCTCAGAGGGGGGGTGTCTCcacaccccctcacccccagcccctcgggggggggggtgtctccacAGCCCTCACCTCACCCCCGGCTCCTCAGGGGGTCTCCACACCCCCTCACCTCAGCCCTAgcccctcggggggggggggggggaggtgtctCCACATCCCCTCAGCCCCTCGGGGGGTCTCCACAgccctcacctcacctcaccccCGGCTCCTCAGGGGGTCTCCACACCCCCTCACCTCAGCCCTAgcccctcggggggggggggggggggaggtgtctCCACATCCCCTCAGCCCCTCGGGGGGTCTCCACAGCCCTCACCTCACCCCCGGCCCCTCGGggggcccgccccgcccgcacTCACCCGCGCACGAGGCCGCGGCGCCAACTGCCGCCCGCACCGGCTCCGCCGCAGGCGCCGCACGGACGTGGCAGGGGGGAGGAGGCGGGACCCGGCACGCACGCACGCCAGCGCGCAACCAATCGCcacccgccggccccgccccatCTCCGAACGCTCGGAACTCCGGGCCACTCCCACGC includes:
- the GNPNAT1 gene encoding glucosamine 6-phosphate N-acetyltransferase; its protein translation is MMPVATVMPDDTPMFDPNILHELDWSENTTTFSPAISPLEPGDGLVLRPLCTADLNRGFFKVLGQLTETGVASPEQFIKTFEHMKRSGDYYVTVVEDTNLGQIVATATLVIEHKFTHSCAKRGRIEDVVVSGECRGRQLGKLLTSTLTLLSKRLNCYKITLECLPKNVDFYKKFGYSVSEENYMFQRFFN